The following is a genomic window from Amphiura filiformis unplaced genomic scaffold, Afil_fr2py scaffold_36, whole genome shotgun sequence.
GAACTTTTATTGTAAGGTCGTAGTATTACTGACTTTAGTAGCGTTTTATACGCACTATAAAAAGCCTCAACGCGACGTCTTGCACACTTTACAAATAATGTCAAACGCAGCAGAACAGCAAAAAGAAGAACCCAACGAAGAATACTTCAGGATGAGAGAAGAACTACAAATGAATATGGCTCAGGCCAATACTTCTGCAAATAATAAGTTGTACCTCGTTCTAATGATGGTGACTGGTCTAGCTGCCATTGTAGCTCTTATCATATCACTGGTTGTGTTTTCAAGTCGAAGTGGGAATACTTGCGTGATAGGTGGGACAAGCAATGGCATGACAGGTGAGAGATAGCAGGGTTTACGTAGATTACATAAATTAGCATATTCCGTACGTTACCGCTGCCTTAAATACagttttcattttcacatcaaaaTTTAAGTTTCCCCGAGTTCTTCTATTGTATGGAGGTGACCACGTGTAGAAGGCAATAGCCAGAGGTAAATAGAGCTCAATGAGTTGCAGTAGGGCCTATACAGCTTCTATAGCTAATATATTCAGGTTTTcaataattgttttcaaatcCAATTCGATGTTGTCGTTGTTATGTCATTCCTTCTAAAATCCATTCTGGGTAACTTTTACTGTACTACAACAATCAGCATTTTTCTATTGTACGTACGGTATAATAAAGAATCATTCCGGGTAGAGATTATACCTGAATATTCCTGCTCACCGTGATTTTCTACTGCGCTAAATATCGGGTAAATACCCGATGCcgctgatgtcatttgcatatgtgCCGGTTGTCACCAACCCCCCCCCCTCGCGATTAAACCTTTCAAAGCCTCAGTACTCCACTGTGGCGAACAAGGATACGGAGGCTGTGGTTTTCTATTGACGAAAACCGGCTCTTCTCACCGGAAAAAAATCCTAGTTTTAGAAGGATAAATGCCGACGAAATAGCGGAGAAACTTTAGCCGGCATTCGCGGCCAAATACCGGAGAACGTCATTTTCTACTGGTAATTTTTAACCCCCAAACCGGATATCATTAAATAAAAGAGTACACTTATATtggccatatactagcttcattagaatgagcaatgaccaattctctataaattgcaaaacttgtgcaaaatgttagttttcgcctgttttgtcatacggttgtaaattcaatgaactatgactttgctaaagagcgcttacaaattggtaTGACCCCTGAAAGTATCTTGGAcggatttatttattatttctttaacaACTTATTTTGGATATCTGCAGTATTTCACACTAGAATTCACCTTCGTGGTACGGACCTTGATCTAACGGGAAATAGATACAGTAGACGATAGGCCCAGTTGAGTACAGCAGGTACTTTCCTTTACAGCTCTGCGCTTTgcaaatctgaaaataaacacttattttgtaaacagataataatctatggttatttatggatggaaacttgggaaattgctattaatgaaacaattaatatattaaacatacattttgttttatcaacgatgaaaatccgttcacaaataaggttttaggaagcatttgacattaaacattttgaacaattgctctatgaaaatgatacaattgcacccctgTTGATCCAGGCTAcggataagctgtcaacaagtgagCAACTGGACAGTTAATAGtaacaatataatcaacacattcagaaaataaagattggatTAAGCCCGagaatccctgggattgagtaatgagtcacaagtataaattaaatgtagacctatttagcacacattttcaaTTTAGCattcaacataaaaattcttgTAAATTTcctatagtatgtcattggtggtggtaacaatatttcccacccggttagttgtgcatgtgcgcATGCTACAAACAAAAAATACTACATTGTAGCATTTCaaatacttgtcaatgtaaaattatgaaacatgaatttcatccatggcgttgtctttatAAAGACGTTTcttgtttaaattaaatttagaaTGAACTGACACATAGGGCCTAGATTAAAAGACCagacccgtaaccaggatttattgggcGTGCGGGGAAGTAAAAAGTGGGACCTTTGTGAACTTAGGActgatttcaactttttttccgaaaaaaagtggacatttgtgGTTTTGTATCGTTGACATTGATTGCCTTTAGAGCGTTGATGTCGGTTTACATGGGTTGGGTAGGCTGGTAGGTATTTGTATGTGGAGAGCCGTGAATCTGTCTCTGTATAAGAGCTTATAGTTTATTCCCTCTCTGTCTTCAATTTCAGGTACTGGAGCGGTTGATACTAAAATATGGAACTTGGCTATTGGTCACCTGGACAACAACGAAGCATATATGTAAATGTTAATTTGATCTCTTTACGATATGACAATTTCTTTAAGGAACATATACCGTAATGAAAAACTGGGCTAATTATCGTAAAAATGTAAGTTATGAAATTGGGTTACAAGGGAGCACGGTGAAcgagcggaacgggctctgactcataatcggaatgtTGTAGGTTCGAGCCCcagttgtgcccttgagtaaggcattttatctcgattactcctctccacccagatgtataaatgggtaccggtattctttaatgctgggaaggtaacatgcTCGGTGTGGCGATCTCCCACAACAACATTTCACGGTAGAGTCTAGCCTAATCGCcaacgaaagagagatgggcactccgtcctgtaaaaaTTGCAGGTTCGACTCTTTATAAAGTTGCAGTGAACCACTTATTATAGCcgatgtaataaaaaaaaaaacccaatatgcTGTCATTTTTAATCACATGGTTTTAGTTGATACATGTGTCTCTCAGGggccgtgcaataattatgtagcCGCGGGAGGAAGTAAAAAGGGTGGGACTTTCTGATAAAACAAAATGCGATGGAAGGCAATTTTTGGTGCACCGTattaatgttatgcagtatacgCACTAAGGGCGTAGAAAGCACaatgaaaatgttgaaataagtGACATGCTTATTACGCTCCTCCCATCATGAAATTGGTTCCCCGAATTTGGTACTTTGCTAATATGGGGAGTAATTTTGGCGCGAATGCCGTTCGGAATTTTTACCATTTCACGGcgcacataaatattgcacagacACTTATAGGCATCACGTCTAATTGGTGctcggttaggtaccgatgactcctTTTATAATGCCAAAGTGACAAAGACTTTCCTGATTATTTAATTTCAGCGATGATTTAACAGGACAGGTCAAAGGATTCCACGTAGACATTGCATTTGAAGGTAAGTAGTGTAAATTCCCATgggatttaaatttaaaaaacggcaaattcattttacCCAACTTTAGGAGAGCGAGTGTGACATGACCATGGTAATGAATCAAATGTGAAAAGGCTGCAAAATTTTATACTCATATTTTATCTTTACATTTCATAGTTTGCAAGCGAGCGAACAAGAATTGCCGCCTGATATGGGATTTACACAACCGCTGTTGGGATTCGCAGGCTGGAGAGGTAACAAGAGGAGGCGTGGGGTTAATGGGTGGATGGTACGATGGCTGCGTAGGTAAGTGAAAGTGAACATATAAGAACTATTTTCATTGGTTAGATAATACTATATAATtcgtattgagccaatcagagatatgttaagaatagtcagtaggggaTTAGACCAGTaaattgctaagagatctaaaGGTTATATTTCGATTGGTTACTAagaatatcatgtaattaacgaaTCAGGGGCACTTTAAGAGAGAGACAGTGGTACCCATGTGGTTTATATTCAACCGTACATTGATAAATAATTCTGATTAGAGAAGACAATCGGACATATTCTGTAGGTTAATTTGAACACTATCGATTTTTTCTGGAATATTCTAGTCCTGAAACAAATCCATTAGGTTTGTGTGATACAATTCTAGGAAtgttcatcttgtcaaaaccaaatatACTGACCTAACAGTTTCGGCCATCTTATTCAAAGGCCTTCttcggagtgatggtacttgatccttccttctggtagtgatcaccaacagagggcgtactagcgcccagaagtggatcaTATAGACATATATTTGTATATTGAGTTTTTAGAACAACAACAAATTGCTACAGCCCCGTTAGACTGTAAACTGCGGCTCTGGTATGTCGGTGGCATTTTTAGAAATTACCAATAAACTGCGGCTCTGGTATGTCGGTGGCATTTTTAGAAATTACCAACGAAAACGAAGTTGACAATTACTTATCACTCATCTAGAAAGAGCATGATGGGTCAATGTCGTATCGATACCCTCATCATTCGCAAATCCGATGCTCTGTTAAGCTGATGGTCTACAGGAAACTCACGCACACAGACCAATacctcacacaccgacatcgctaattgaccttttcggtaaatcccataaactctttgcgagtacacctgagaactcgtcatttgacgtcacgccgacttgcaatgcgcagtaacgatgttcgataaacgatgtgcgcatcggcgcggagcggcgtgacgcagaatgacgagttcttaggtgtactcgcaaaggcttatgggatttaccgaaaaggtcaattactttctctgcagagatactaaaatcaatacccgggatcgatacacgtgaatgtcctatgcacgagtttgatatgagacgaaaatctttggataccggggtagaaaatgatgaatatctcccgtaaatgatttcgtataaagaaaccagatatggttccttgcacttgaatatatattttgaacagatatgatagtcgttagcttgcgtcttgagatagaagcttgcgtcttgagtcagacactgacaataattctgatttatatgtgccgaattatatagcgcattgtataggccaatcgtgataGGTAGTCTAAAAGTATATGACCATGCTCGACtcggcgaggtcagtcaccggcctaatcggggctattgtcagtagccttagtcagatgtccttcggcccattatgcgactcaaaactattaaacaggtcgatacaaatggccatgcgtggcggtggattcaacctaccatggcgatttctgccatgaagatatcggggcgatgacactgtgcctcaTCCCATTCGAGCCAAGTCCACTTTGTATCCAAGTCCCAATATAGTCCgggtccttttgtgtccgagtccggactcgagccgaAGTCGAGGGTGTCGAATCCGAGTCCGACAAAACTATTGCACTCTTCCAAGATATGATCGTATAATTCAGCGTAATGACACCCAATATAATACGAAGAACGCGTCTCTGGATTCGTCCTAATTTGTTGGCATGAGCAACGTTAACCAAGCATTCCAAACAGCAACAGCATACTTTGACAAACTTTGCTACTGCAGAGGCTCAAATGAACCAAATGATCAATGTCCTTACCTTCTTCACACTCTTGTAACTTAACATTACAAATAGTGCGAACTATTCTTTTGTTATAGGATGGGCACAAAGCTACGACAGGTCACGCACGTTCAGATTCTCTAAACCATTTACTAAGTCCGCCAGTAGCTATCTATTAGTGAAGAGTAACAATCCTAGAGGAGTTGACCCAACTGATTTGACTGGTAAAATCATAGGTTTCATTGACGGATACGTAAGCGACGAGTTCTGTCTAAAACGCCAACAAGGTGTAACGGTGAGTATATCTGGcataaagctaaatttatactacattgCTGAGCAAAGAGCGATTGTATTTGACCAATGATGTAGCGCACTTTACCCAACGCAACAAAAACACACGCAACaacattggctagaaaccaattgtcgcttagcgatggagtataaattcagctcaaCGTTGCCTCTGCCTTGTTCATTTTCACTTCATAAATGAACTCAACCCGATGTTTTTTCACCCAGGCTTCAGCCtggtgatattacattcagtttagaccttgtcctttgaacccaaattggctactttgaaacgaagtagccaaatgcatttgcttcgtcctcattaaaattattttacaggataatgcagagtatctaatggatctgcaggctactaaaaaactaacctcactccccatgacaaaattcataaaactatattcagtagtgcttgactttacccagggaatggatggaatattaacctcattcaagtccccatgacaattattcgtacagctgttctgtagcctatgaagttattttttgacatatagggatgatgttgcaatatgaaagttgaccggtgaatggccatggccactaattcatgaacttggctagctggctggctggtctgaggtcacacttcttaaacatctatgatttgaattgcattgttgttctcatcacagactgaattagaaggaaccattaaactactactattaaagtctgctattataatcggacactaaattaattgtaaaaaatcctcctgctcccatcatgcaagttattccacttagactgtttgatataggcctacttttatcaaaataattaagcattgattaagcatttgccagtgaaacattctcactcacaaaaatcacagatactcaacatgagaatctgtgcaatgtttgacagagaaggtcactaaatctggccgtctcaagttcataattagttttgattgatcttcatgtaccaaatcatttactttaaattgatatcctagctgtgacctctgagccaaatgttctatagcatagtaacaccacatgcattcatatacatttatataaaaacatattGGCATAATGGGGATTGATGTTC
Proteins encoded in this region:
- the LOC140144006 gene encoding arginine-binding periplasmic protein-like, producing the protein MSNAAEQQKEEPNEEYFRMREELQMNMAQANTSANNKLYLVLMMVTGLAAIVALIISLVVFSSRSGNTCVIGGTSNGMTGTGAVDTKIWNLAIGHLDNNEAYIDDLTGQVKGFHVDIAFEVCKRANKNCRLIWDLHNRCWDSQAGEVTRGGVGLMGGWYDGCVGWAQSYDRSRTFRFSKPFTKSASSYLLVKSNNPRGVDPTDLTGKIIGFIDGYVSDEFCLKRQQGVTGNNLPSTQIRHFALLQVLIDAIVNGQVDAGFSSFRGDVPSTITKLLDNPFSCYLPNGGVSIMTRLDNGLPDWWNPAQDSLIQSSTYRQICNDLKDAHGDQRGNDPSDVCLGM